A genomic region of Mycobacterium sp. Aquia_213 contains the following coding sequences:
- a CDS encoding DUF1214 domain-containing protein has protein sequence MAFGDGPDDAALRSAWSEFCGQLQRAGEQVFKDANAASGAQRVDAFRFLTQNLGQAFDLSLETRDTGYPVLHTFCGPTRKLGGDCADFTYQQVWIDGQSTYRLSGNRGTARFFNVTVQGARVPGPGVLHEPFGDTPEANLFGAQISVGDDGAFEIYIGGPERGPNWLPTTAQSRKLFIRQGFDRWDELPAQMRIERVDMSAAKPLPSPEIMVEAMQWAGNFVTGLMSDWPEFPFTYGGVDAEHPNAFPTIPGVGATHADSKRGRAAANMYWELAPDEALIVEFDAHAGLWMFTNMGVFFNSMDYLYRPVSYTPSRTKTDGDGRIRLVMAHRDPNVHNWLDTQGFERGNLTYRHMLDGEPAVLDSHVVKHDDIARVLPPDTVMVSAAERNSAMWERFHGIRRRYVL, from the coding sequence ATGGCTTTCGGCGATGGCCCGGACGACGCGGCGCTGCGCTCGGCGTGGTCCGAGTTCTGTGGGCAGCTGCAGCGAGCGGGCGAGCAGGTCTTCAAAGACGCCAACGCCGCATCGGGCGCGCAACGGGTGGACGCGTTCCGCTTCCTGACGCAGAACCTGGGCCAGGCTTTCGATCTGTCGCTCGAAACCCGCGACACCGGCTACCCGGTGCTGCACACGTTCTGCGGTCCGACCCGCAAGCTCGGTGGCGACTGCGCCGACTTCACCTACCAACAGGTCTGGATCGACGGGCAGTCGACCTATCGATTGTCCGGAAATCGCGGCACTGCACGTTTTTTCAACGTCACCGTCCAGGGTGCGCGGGTGCCCGGGCCCGGTGTACTGCACGAGCCGTTCGGTGACACCCCGGAGGCCAACCTGTTCGGCGCGCAGATCAGCGTCGGCGACGACGGTGCATTCGAGATCTACATCGGTGGGCCCGAACGCGGGCCCAACTGGCTACCCACCACCGCGCAATCGCGAAAGCTGTTCATCCGCCAGGGTTTCGACCGCTGGGACGAGCTGCCGGCGCAGATGCGGATCGAGCGGGTCGACATGTCCGCAGCCAAACCGCTGCCCAGCCCCGAAATCATGGTCGAGGCGATGCAATGGGCCGGCAACTTCGTCACCGGCCTGATGTCCGACTGGCCGGAGTTTCCGTTCACCTACGGCGGTGTCGACGCCGAGCATCCCAATGCGTTTCCGACCATTCCAGGAGTCGGCGCGACCCACGCGGACAGCAAGCGCGGCCGCGCCGCCGCCAACATGTACTGGGAGCTGGCGCCCGACGAAGCGCTGATCGTCGAATTCGACGCCCACGCCGGGCTCTGGATGTTCACCAACATGGGCGTCTTCTTCAACAGCATGGACTACCTCTACCGCCCGGTGAGCTACACGCCGAGCCGCACCAAAACCGACGGCGACGGGCGCATCCGTCTGGTCATGGCGCATCGTGATCCGAATGTCCACAACTGGCTGGACACCCAGGGCTTCGAGCGCGGGAACCTGACCTACCGTCACATGCTCGACGGCGAACCCGCCGTGCTGGACTCGCACGTCGTCAAACACGACGACATCGCGCGCGTGCTTCCGCCCGACACCGTCATGGTGAGCGCCGCGGAGCGCAACTCAGCGATGTGGGAACGATTCCACGGTATTCGGCGCCGTTACGTCCTCTAG